TCCAGGAGCCGATGACCTCGCTCAACCCGCTGCACCGCATCGCCGAGCAGGTCGGCGAGGTCTTGCGGCTGCATAAGGGGATGAGCGGGGAGGCGGCCCGCGCCCGCACCCTCGAACTCCTGAACCTCGTCGGCATCCGCGACGCGGAGCGGCGGCTCGGCGCCTATCCGCACGAATTGTCCGGCGGGCAGCGCCAGCGGGTGATGATCGCCATGGCGCTGGCCTGCGAGCCCGACCTGCTGGTGGCGGACGAGCCGACCACGGCGCTCGACGTCACCGTGCAGGCCCAGATCCTGTCGCTGCTGGCCGACCTGAAATCGCGGCTCGGCATGGCGATGCTGTTCATCACCCACGATCTCGGCATCGTGCGCCGGGTCGCCGACCGGGTCTGCGTCATGCTGCAGGGCCGCATCGTCGAGACCGGCCCGGTCGCCGAGGTCTTTGCCGATCCGCAGCACGACTACACGAAGCGCCTGCTCGCCGCCGAGCCGCGGGGCCGCGGCAACCCGGTGCCGGACGGGGCGCCGATCCTGGTCGAGGCCGGGCCGATCAAGGTCCACTTCCCGATCAAGACGGGCTTGCTCCGCCGCACCACCGGCCACGTCAAGGCGGTGGACGGGGTGGCCTTGAGCGTGCGCGAGGGCGAGACCGTCGGGGTGGTGGGCGAGTCGGGCTCGGGGAAAACCACGCTGGGCCTCGCCATCCTGCGCCTCATCGCCTCGCAGGGGCCGGTGGTCTATCTCGGCCGGCGCATCGACGGGCTGTCGGCGAACGCCATGCGGCCCCTGCGGCGAGAGATGCAGGTGGTGTTCCAGGATCCCTACGGCTCGCTCTCGCCCCGGATGTCGGTGGCCGAGATCGTCGCCGAGGGGCTCGAGGTGCAGGGCAAGGGCCGCACCGAGGCCGAGCGCCGGGAGATCGTCGCCCGGGCGCTGACCGATGTCGGGCTCGATCCGGCGGCGATGGACCGCTACCCGCACGAATTCTCCGGCGGCCAGCGCCAGCGCATCGCGATCGCCCGCGCCATGGCGCTCGATCCGCGCTTCGTCGTCCTCGACGAGCCGACCTCGGCGCTGGACATGTCGGTCCAGGCGCAGATCGTCGAGTTGCTGCGCGACCTGCAGGCCCGCCGCGGCCTCGGCTACCTGTTCATCAGCCACGACCTCAAGGTGGTCCGCGCGCTCGCCAACCGGGTGATGGTGATGCAGGGCGGCCAGGTGGTGGAGGAGGGCGCGGCGGAGGACATCTTCTCCCGGCCCCGCACCGACTACACCCGCGCGCTATTTGCCGCCGCCTTCGACCTCGCGGCGGCCCCGACCGGGGCGGTGAGCGAATGAGCCGGGCGCTCCTCATCGTGCTCGATTCCGTCGGCATCGGCGGCGCGCCGGATGCCGCGGCTTTCGGCGACGCGGGCGCCGACACGCTCGGCCACATCGCCGAGGCCTGCGCCCAAGGCCGCGGCGACCGGGCGGGCCTGCGGAGCGGCCCGCTGCACCTGCCGCACCTCGCCGGCCTCGGCCTCGGGCTCGCGGCGCAAGGTGCGAGCGGCCGGATCCCGCCCGGCCTCGCCCCGCCCGGGCCGATCGCAGGCGCCTTCGGCCACGCGGTCGAGGGCGCGCAGGGCAAGGACACGGTGTCCGGCCACTGGGAGATCGCCGGGGTGCCGGTGGATTTCGCCTGGGGCCATTTCCCGGCGACGCGGCCAGCCTTCCCGCCGGAGCTGATCGAGGCCCTGGTCGAGGAGGCCGGGCTGCCGGGCATCCTCGGCGATTGCCACGCCTCCGGCACCGCGATCATCGAGGAACTCGGAGCGGAGCACGTCCGGACGGGCAAGCCGATCTGCTACACCTCCGTCGACAGCGTGTTCCAGATCGCCGCCCACGAGGAGACGTTCGGGCTCGACCGGCTCTATCGGCTCTGCACCATCGCCCGCCGGCTCTGCGACCCCTACCGCATCGGCCGGGTCATCGCCCGGCCCTTCATCGGTGATGCGACCACCGGCTTCACCCGCACCGCCCACCGGCGCGACTACGCGGTGCCGCCGCCGGCCGACACGCTGCTCGACCGCCTGACCGCCGCCGGCCGGACGGTGGTGAGCGTCGGCAAGATCGGCGACATCTTCGCCCATCGGGCGACCGGCCGCGAGGTCAAGCCCGGCGGCAACGAGGCCTGCCTCACCGCCGCCCTCGCGGCGCTGGCCGACCTGCCCGAGGGCGGCTTCGTCTTCGCCAACCTCGTCGAGTTCGACACCGAATACGGCCACCGCCGCGACGTGCCGGGCTACGCCGCCGCGCTCGAACGCTTCGACGCCAGGATCCCGGAGATCCGGGCGGCGCTCAAGCCCGGCGACCTCTGCCTCGTCACCGCCGATCACGGCAACGACCCGACCTGGCCCGGCACCGACCATACCCGCGAGCAGGTGCCCGTCCTGGCCTTCGGGCCGGATGTGGCACCCGGCCCCCTCGGGCGGCTCGGCT
This sequence is a window from Methylobacterium sp. SyP6R. Protein-coding genes within it:
- a CDS encoding ABC transporter ATP-binding protein, which produces MTDPLLSVQDLSVAFRQGGRETRAVDRVSFAIAPGETVALVGESGSGKSVTALSILRLVDGAVPEGHIRFKGRDLLTLSEPEMRGIRGADITMVFQEPMTSLNPLHRIAEQVGEVLRLHKGMSGEAARARTLELLNLVGIRDAERRLGAYPHELSGGQRQRVMIAMALACEPDLLVADEPTTALDVTVQAQILSLLADLKSRLGMAMLFITHDLGIVRRVADRVCVMLQGRIVETGPVAEVFADPQHDYTKRLLAAEPRGRGNPVPDGAPILVEAGPIKVHFPIKTGLLRRTTGHVKAVDGVALSVREGETVGVVGESGSGKTTLGLAILRLIASQGPVVYLGRRIDGLSANAMRPLRREMQVVFQDPYGSLSPRMSVAEIVAEGLEVQGKGRTEAERREIVARALTDVGLDPAAMDRYPHEFSGGQRQRIAIARAMALDPRFVVLDEPTSALDMSVQAQIVELLRDLQARRGLGYLFISHDLKVVRALANRVMVMQGGQVVEEGAAEDIFSRPRTDYTRALFAAAFDLAAAPTGAVSE
- a CDS encoding phosphopentomutase gives rise to the protein MSRALLIVLDSVGIGGAPDAAAFGDAGADTLGHIAEACAQGRGDRAGLRSGPLHLPHLAGLGLGLAAQGASGRIPPGLAPPGPIAGAFGHAVEGAQGKDTVSGHWEIAGVPVDFAWGHFPATRPAFPPELIEALVEEAGLPGILGDCHASGTAIIEELGAEHVRTGKPICYTSVDSVFQIAAHEETFGLDRLYRLCTIARRLCDPYRIGRVIARPFIGDATTGFTRTAHRRDYAVPPPADTLLDRLTAAGRTVVSVGKIGDIFAHRATGREVKPGGNEACLTAALAALADLPEGGFVFANLVEFDTEYGHRRDVPGYAAALERFDARIPEIRAALKPGDLCLVTADHGNDPTWPGTDHTREQVPVLAFGPDVAPGPLGRLGFSAIGRRVADHLGLTDHSLADHSLREPGPLA